The Paenibacillus sp. 481 DNA window CGATTTGTGCACATTACGCTGCACAATAATAATATCTCCTGGCTTCGTACAGCAGCTCATAAGAAGGGCTACATTACCTACCGTACTTCCGCCCACCAAAAAATGAGTCTCTTCTGCGCCAAAACAATCAGCAGCTAAACGCTGCGCTTCATCAATAACACCTGTCGGATGATGCAAATCATCTGTACCTTCAATCTCGGTAACATCCATTTTCAACATTGCCGCCATGCAGCTGAGCGCTATTCTCCATGAATCAGTCGCATCATGCATAGCCTCCTGATAAACGGCTCCATTTTTATGACCTGGCACATGAAACGATGCATGGCTCGACTCCATATACGCCAGCAGCGCCTCTGCCAATGGTGCCCGGCCACGCCTATCCTTTATATTAACACCTGTCTGTTCCTGATTATAAAAAGGTTGCTTTGCATTCATCACTTTGTACCCCTAAAATTCAATGCTATATTTATTGTAACGTATTTTACCTAAGGGACAAATGATAAGTTTTAATTTATAATACCTCTTATTACAGTCCAACGAAATAAAAAAACCAACTCAAACAAAAAAGAGCCCTATTTCCGAGCCCCAAATTATTTCTTATACATGCATATGAACCCACAATCTTTTCAGTTGATGTATAAAATAATTGTATTTCTCATCTTCAACGTCAGTACGAACCATTTCTTGCTCACAAGAGGTACAGATGAACTGATTAACAACGACAATGCCATCTGTTGTTGCGTTGTTACACACGATACAGCACTGCGTAGACTCCATAATCATCACCCTTTCCGTTTTATAT harbors:
- a CDS encoding sigma factor G inhibitor Gin, giving the protein MESTQCCIVCNNATTDGIVVVNQFICTSCEQEMVRTDVEDEKYNYFIHQLKRLWVHMHV